The genomic DNA CTTATATCGATAGTTATATTTATCTCAAGGAATGGTAGAAAGAAATACCGAGTAGTTGAAGCTACAACTACAGATGTAACTGGCCATTATGATGAAATAAATCCTTATGACGAAATTCCAGAGGAACAACTCGAACAACTTGAACGCATACGAGAACCTTATTATTCCACACCTGTAGATGTCGTTAAACTCAAGCGAACACATTCATTACCAACCATAAAACCGAACAGAATAAGAGACGCCCACATTGTACCTGAGATCAGATATCCGAATGGATCTCCAAAAATGCACAAATATCTTTCATTGCCAAACCTATTCAATAAAGATGTTATGAAGGCTCCATACACTGAGTTGAACACGTTAAAAGAAGTGAGGCATTATTACAAGTTGAAACATCATTCACACCAACCTACAGGAAGTGGCTATCTTCATCCATATAACAGATTACTGCGACCAGGTATCATCGGAAGTGGATATCTTCATCCTTATAGTGCACTGAAAAAGAATGCAGAAAACATTACAACTAGCTTCGATTCAAACATATACATCGAAAGATCAGTCAGTGGTGACGATAAATTAAATACCTCTGTTAATACATTAATTAGTGTAGACAAACAATCTATGTCAACAGTAAGTGGCGACAATAAATCAACTACGTTTGTTGACAGACCCGTCAGTGTCGACAATAAATCAAATACGTCTGCTGATAGTCGTCCCGTCGGTGATCacaataaatatgttaatagACCAACCAGTGGCGATAATGAATCTTATACGCCTGTTATTAGAGCAGTGCGCGGAGACAATATATCAGATACGTTTATTAATACACCCGTCAGTGGCGACAACGAATCAGTTTAAAAACCAATCAGATGCAACAATAAAACCAAATACGCCAGTCAATAGAATACAGGGCactgtcaaataaaataatattatgaaTTTGTTGccttttttcctgtataatacCATATTCCTGACAACCGCCGTCACATTCTGGATAATTGTACACAATCTtggtacatatatttatacGTTCTATTTtagcagtcaaaatgcgttgacagctgtatatttctatgtcatatacacCCACTGACCCGATATCACgtttcctcatgaatatttacatagaaaatgccgaaataatatttaattcttCATACGACCTCTTCAACTTGTTCTTGTTTCCAATCGATACAACGATGCGTGGATCGACTCAATCCTGTCTCTTTTGAAATAATTGGAAAACACATTTcatatgttaatattttttgtatgcaacctataaatcattatgtttcatgcttatgaataataataataacactaataattttggggccctttatagcttgttgttcggtgtgagccaaggctccgtgttgaaggccgtactttaacctataatggtttactttttaaattgttatttggatggagagttgtctcattggcactcacaccacatcttcctatatctattatggTTGATATT from Mytilus trossulus isolate FHL-02 chromosome 8, PNRI_Mtr1.1.1.hap1, whole genome shotgun sequence includes the following:
- the LOC134728330 gene encoding protein draper-like, translating into MAIYLSVMVSYKNVYLLCFLLWIPFCGSLEGQNVCKRFKKARNASNKEVDIIDFFCCAGYKAANNRCVECTDCTNIVCPIGFCGEGCVKQCECTNNAHCHPQQCCVCNKGFTGQSCDTPCAEGYYGEGCMHTCLCSNHSICDRFTGTCVCNDGWTGDTCAEVTETSSNVTCSPNCNCQDPRCSVNESDCQCHLSNSTTIEDALALDAETRQSTEIFSFILIATIVLGLLIIIVALISIVIFISRNGRKKYRVVEATTTDVTGHYDEINPYDEIPEEQLEQLERIREPYYSTPVDVVKLKRTHSLPTIKPNRIRDAHIVPEIRYPNGSPKMHKYLSLPNLFNKDVMKAPYTELNTLKEVRHYYKLKHHSHQPTGSGYLHPYNRLLRPGIIGSGYLHPYSALKKNAENITTSFDSNIYIERSVSGDDKLNTSVNTLISVDKQSMSTVSGDNKSTTFVDRPVSVDNKSNTSADSRPVGDHNKYVNRPTSGDNESYTPVIRAVRGDNISDTFINTPVSGDNESV